Genomic segment of Kibdelosporangium phytohabitans:
CGGTGCGCTGCCTCGAGCACCTGCTCGACCTGCCGGCGGACTCACTGGTGGCCCTGCTCGGGCCGGTCCGCCCGAGGGGCCGGTGGATCGGCCACGTCACCGGCAGCACCGACATGGGCAAGCTGTTCGAGACGGGCCGCGCGGTCGAGATGCTGACCGAGGTCGGCGTGCCGCCACGCGGAGCGCTCACCCGGATCAGCACGCAGGTCACCGTGACGATCGATTCGCACCGCCGGACCAGCAGCATCCACCTGCGGGAACTGGTGGTCGCCAACGTCGACCGGCTGTCGCGCTGCGGGGTCATCCACATCACCCAGGAGGACCCGGCCAACCCGCCGACCCTGGCGGGCGTGCGGTTCTGCCGTGCCGGGCGCGTGCGGATGGACGACGCCGAAGGCGTCACGGCCGCCGAGCTGATCCTCGACCGGGTGCTCGACGCCGGGGAACGCGCGCTCGTCGAGTACGAGTGGCGGTTCGACCCGGGCGTGCGGATGCTCAACTACGAGTACCGGTTCCAGCAGCCGATCCGGGAGTTCGTGCTGCAGACCAGGTTCGAGCCCGGCGTGATCCCGGCGCAGTGCCACCGGTACGCCCGGCAGGACGTGAGCGGGGCCGAGGAGGACCGCACCGAACTGTGGATCGGCAGCTCGAACACCGCGCTCGTGGCCGAGTCCGACGTGCCGTCCGGCATCGTCGGCATGCGCTGGCAGTGGTCCTGATCCCGGGGGCCTGATCCGGGCTCTGACCTGCGCATTCAACTGGGTTGACAGTATTGCCGCGTGGCTGCCGCTCGTGCGCCTAACAACTATGGTCAGTCCGCGTTTCCGATCTTTATGTTCCGAGCGGTCATCTCCCTGCACTCGGAGGAACTATGGGAACGTGGAAACGGCGCTTCCTGGCGTCGGTACTCGCCGCAACGGCGGGCCTCGTGCTCGGAACAGCGAACACCGCGGTCGCGGAACCTGAGGGCGTTGTCGTCGACAAGACCACCAACCCGGTGGCGGGCACCTACCTGGTGACGTACAAGCCTGAAACCGCTGCGAGGGCATCGGTTCAGCAGACCGCGCAGAGCCTCACCGACCGGTTCGGCGGAAACGTCGACGCCGTGCTGAGCAAGACGATGTCCGGCTTCGTCGTGACGGGCCTGTCCGACCGGGCGGCCCGCAGGCTGGCCGCCGACCCCCGGGTCGCCGAGGTCCGCCAGTCGGGCACCGCCCGGATCGGCACGTCGGCACTCGGTCCCGGCGGAACGCAGAAGGACCCGCAGAACTGGGGTATCGACCGGATCGACCAGCGCGACCGGCCGCTCGACCGGTCGTACACGTACCCCAACGACGGGGCCGGTGTCACCGCGTACATTGTGGACACCGGAATCAACTACTCGCACAACGAGTTCGGCGGCCGGGCCAAGGCGGGCGTCGACTTCGTCAACGCGAACGACGGCGGCAAGGACTGCCACGGCCACGGCAGCCACGTCGCCGGGATCGTCGGCGGCTCGACCCGTGGCGTGGCCAAGAAGGTCGACCTGGTCGCCGTGCGGATCCTCAAGTGCGACGGATTCGGCCTCGACACCGACGTGAACAAGGCCGCGGAGTGGATCGCGCAGAACGCGAAGAAGCCCGCTGTCGTCAACATGAGCATCTACACCGACGACCCCGACGTCGCCGTCTCGGCGATCCGCGGCTCGATCAACTCGGGCGTCCAGTGGGCGCTGATCAACGGCAACAACGGCGGCAACGTCTGCAGCTACGGTCCCGGTGGCCAGATGACCGAGGGCGTCACGACAGGCAGCACGACCAGCAGCGACGGCAAGCGCTCCGACTCCAACTACGGCACCTGCATGGACGTCTGGGCGCCCGGCGACAGCATCAACTCCGCCTGGTACAACGGGAACAGCTCGTACAACACCATCGGCGGCACCTCGATGGCCGCGCCGCACGTGGCCGGTGCGATGGCGTTGCGCCTGCACGACGAGCCCGGCAGCACGCCTGCCCAGCTCGAGAAGTGGATCGTCGACAACGCGAGCCAGGGCAAGCTGTCCGGGATCGGCAGTTCCCCCAACAAGTTGCTGTACATCCCGAACACCGGCACCCCACCGGACGGCCCGGTCGCGCGGTTCACCGCGTCGTGCCCGTCGAACGGGCTGAAGTGCTCCTTCGACGGATCCACTTCCTCCGGCACGATCTCGTCCTACAAGTGGGCCTTCGGCGACAACACCGCCGACGGCGACGGCAAGACCGTCGACCACACGTACGGCACGAAGGGCACGTACACCGTCAAGCTGACGGTCACCGACAACGCCGGCAAGTCCAACACCGCCGAGCAGCAGGTGAACGTGGGCAGCAGCGGCGGCGGGCAGCCCCCGACGTCGAGCTTCACCGTGAACTGCCAGTCCTCGGCGAAGTGTGCCTTCGACGGCAACGGATCCCGCGACCCCGACGGTCAGATCTCCAGCTACGCCTGGGACTTCGGGGACGGCACGACCGGGAACGGCGCCACGACCAGCCACACGTACCCCGCCAAGAGCGCGACCTACACCGCCAAGCTGACCGTGACCGACAACTCGGGCAACTCGGCGACCTCGCAGCGTTCCGTCCAGTGCTGGGGCTTCGGTTCCGGTCAAGCCTTCTGCTTCTGAGAGGCATGCCATGAAAATCATGAAGGCACTCGTTGCCTCGCTCGTGGGCCTGGCGTGCGCCGCGAGCCCGGCGATCGCTGACGAACAGCCGGGTGTGCGGGTCATCAACGGCCAGCAGACCACGGTGTCGGAGTACCCGTTCATCATCGCCCAGATGCGCACCGGCGGTGCCCGGCCGGCCGAGCAGTCCTGCACCGGTTCGGTCGTCGGCAAACGCGCGGTGATCATCGCCGCGCACTGCAAGTTCGGCCAGGGCGAGCCGAAGTACCTGGTGTACGGCCGCGACGACCTCGTGGACACCAGCAAGGGCACGCGGATCGAGGTCCAGGAGTTCCGCGTGCACCCGAAGTTCACGCACGCCGACGCGTGGCGTGAGGGCTACGACGTGGCGATCATCTTCACCAAGACCGACATCCCCACACCCGCGGGGATGCAGTACCCGAAGATCGCCAACTCGAGCGACAAGCTGTCGATCGGCACCGCGGGAACCGCGGTCGGCTACGGCAAGACCGACAAGGACGACGCGCGCAAGAACAGCAAGCTGTGGAAGACGACGCTGCCTGTCGTCGACGACTCGAACTGCCGCAACATCGCGGGCCAGTTCAACGCCACGTACATGTTCTGCGACGGCTACGGCGACGGCCGGACCGGGTTGTGCCAGGGCGACAGCGGCGGACCGTACCTTGTGGACGGCAAGATCTACGGCGTCTTCT
This window contains:
- a CDS encoding PKD domain-containing protein; the encoded protein is MGTWKRRFLASVLAATAGLVLGTANTAVAEPEGVVVDKTTNPVAGTYLVTYKPETAARASVQQTAQSLTDRFGGNVDAVLSKTMSGFVVTGLSDRAARRLAADPRVAEVRQSGTARIGTSALGPGGTQKDPQNWGIDRIDQRDRPLDRSYTYPNDGAGVTAYIVDTGINYSHNEFGGRAKAGVDFVNANDGGKDCHGHGSHVAGIVGGSTRGVAKKVDLVAVRILKCDGFGLDTDVNKAAEWIAQNAKKPAVVNMSIYTDDPDVAVSAIRGSINSGVQWALINGNNGGNVCSYGPGGQMTEGVTTGSTTSSDGKRSDSNYGTCMDVWAPGDSINSAWYNGNSSYNTIGGTSMAAPHVAGAMALRLHDEPGSTPAQLEKWIVDNASQGKLSGIGSSPNKLLYIPNTGTPPDGPVARFTASCPSNGLKCSFDGSTSSGTISSYKWAFGDNTADGDGKTVDHTYGTKGTYTVKLTVTDNAGKSNTAEQQVNVGSSGGGQPPTSSFTVNCQSSAKCAFDGNGSRDPDGQISSYAWDFGDGTTGNGATTSHTYPAKSATYTAKLTVTDNSGNSATSQRSVQCWGFGSGQAFCF
- a CDS encoding trypsin-like serine protease — protein: MKALVASLVGLACAASPAIADEQPGVRVINGQQTTVSEYPFIIAQMRTGGARPAEQSCTGSVVGKRAVIIAAHCKFGQGEPKYLVYGRDDLVDTSKGTRIEVQEFRVHPKFTHADAWREGYDVAIIFTKTDIPTPAGMQYPKIANSSDKLSIGTAGTAVGYGKTDKDDARKNSKLWKTTLPVVDDSNCRNIAGQFNATYMFCDGYGDGRTGLCQGDSGGPYLVDGKIYGVFSWLRTDCASYNAHAKLWGVLGDWANEQLGDTGPPPGGPGSSFTASCPSSLTCAFDGSGSTGTISSYSWDFGDGTTGNGARVSHTYPSKNATYQAKLTVTDGSGRSATSQRDIKCWGFGGSQGFCFS